In Oncorhynchus masou masou isolate Uvic2021 chromosome 11, UVic_Omas_1.1, whole genome shotgun sequence, the genomic stretch CGGACATTAAAATGATTTTACAGCTCCCCTCAGTCATCGTCTGCCTTTTCCATGACACCGACAGTGGGTGGAATactaacacagaataaaacaattcatAAGagccccatgatggtagtgaatGCCCATTACTGCTcatcacttattaaccataatTAATTCACATTTCAGTTGTATATATTACTAGGTTTTAATTTGATGACTTTAAAGAATGAAAAATAAGtcatctcatctctgctcaggcagtaagtggcagccagccagccatctggTATCATCTCTGTGCTCCCCATTTGAACAAGTCATCCTATTTGGCTAGGCTAACAGTAGCTTTCCGGGTGACAAATTATTTTTTCTAGTTCTTCAAAGTCGATAAGGCATACTTTCAAGACTGTTTTTTACCAACTACTTTAACTAACAATCGGGTAGAGCTACCTTACgaactgtctctatccctctcgtcATTGTGTTGTCATTACTCTCTCATGGTGTGCCTGTAACAACCTCTGTCTGTGACCGGAAAAAACAggtgcaatggattatggtaATTGTAGTTCATTACCAAGTTTATGCTGAACTAGGTTAAATATTTACCTAAACTTCCAATGACCTAAACTCCCAATCAGCTCAGCGTCCCACATAGTTCTTGACTTAATTTCACTCCCTCTTGAATGATCGTACTTTGAGTTAACATAATTAAAGAGACGTCGGTCAATtagttgatttaaaaaataaaaacagaacagCCCTCGAAATGTTGGTTAAACGCTCAGCACTAATATCCAAAATAAAACTTAATGTGATCATGTGTTATTGATtaattatacagtaccagtcaaaagttgacacacttactttcaagggtttttatttgtactattttctacattgtagaataatagtgaagacatcaaatctatgaaataacatatatggaatcatgtagtaaccccccaaaaaaagttagaaacaaatcaaaatatatttgagatttttcaaagtagccaccctttgccttgacagctttgcacactcttggccttctctcaaacagcttcacggggcggcagttagcctagtggttagagcgtttcggttgctagattgaatccccaagctgacaaggtaaatctgtcggtctgcccctgaacaaggcagttcgtaatgatgaactgttgtttctctctgcttatggacttggtcttttaccaaatagggatatcttctgtataccactcctaccttgtcacaacacaactgagtgACTCAAACTCATTGAGGAAAGGAATTCCAAAAATGAActtaacaaggcatacctgttaattgaaatgcattcgagGTGACCACTTCATGAaactggctgagagaatgccaagaccatacaaagctgtcatcaagacaaagggtggctactttgaagaatctcccatataaaatatattttgatttgtttaacacattaatTACTTCATGAttctgtgtgttatttcatagtttgtcttcactattgttctaaaaatgtagaaaatagtacaaataaagaaaaccccctgaatgagtaggtgtgtccaaacttttgactggtactgtatgtgtattagTGCATCTGTTAATGGGAGTGACATTTACCTTCTTTGCATCTCCTCACGAGCAATGTCCTGTTTGAGGATGTACTCCTCCCTGAAAACCTGGGTGGCTCTGCTCAGCAGCTGGAGACACTCTGGAGGAGGAGACGATGTGTCCTTGTCCCCGGCCCTAAACACACAGGACAACAGGACCGAGTACACACACTAAACCAAGGCTACCAGTGGTCCTTTGTGCATGTTATAGGGGGAGTTTTATCTAACCTTTATCAGGTCAGGTCATGGAGAAACAATTGTCCTTCACAAAAACAGCAACAAGGGAGGATACTACATGTAAAAAATAACACAGCATGACGCCAAAGCATGTTGCCATGAAGTCAATTGGGATCTGTGCAAATCCAAGATCTCCTCAAGAGGTGTTTTCAATGCACTGTAGTGAGTGCGTTACCTGAGCATGAGAGGGTTGGTGGAGCTCCGGGCCAGGATGTTGCGGATGTGCTGCTCAAAGGAGTCGTCATGCAATCCACGCAGAGGAGAGCTAGCTGAGCCTACCCCCGGGTGGGAACacagcaggggaggagagggaggccgAATGGAACTCCTATGCACACACAGACATCCACCATCAGCCTATGACACAGTTTCCCATCtataggttagctagccagctattgtcgttcttttaaggtaacgtaacgcaatcaacctgctagctagccagctagcccccgaatagcagcactgtagaaactattacactcgacggaacgacttgattagtgtagtgtcaacatcgcagccactaccagctagcctactccagcagtactgtatcatttcaatcattttagtcaataagattcttgctacgtaagcttaactttctgaacattcgagacgtgtagtccacttgtcattccaatctcctttgcattagcgtagcctcttctgtaccctgtcaactatgtgtctatctatccctgttctctcctctctgcacagaccatacaaacgctccacaccgcgtggccgcggccaccctaatctggtggtcccagcgcgcacgacccacgtggagttcctggtctccggtagcctctggaactgccgatctgcggccaacaaggcagagttcatctcagcctatgcctccctccagtccctcgacttcctggcactgacggaaacatggatcaccacagataacactgctactcctactgctctctcttcgtccgcccacgtgttctcgcacaccccgagagcttctggtcagcggggtggtggcaccgggatcctcatctctcccaagtggtcattctctctctctccccttacccatctatctatcgcctcctttgaattccatgctgtcacagttaccagccctttcaagcttaacatccttatcatttatcgccctccaggtcccctcggagagttcatcaatgagcttgatgccttgataagctcctttcctgaggacggctcacctctcacagtcctgggcgactttaacctccccacgtctacctttgactcatccctctctgcctccttctttacactcctctcctcttttgacctcaccctctcacctttcccccctactcacaaggcaggcaatacgctcgacctcatctttactagatgctgttcttccactaacctcattgcaactcccctccaagtctccgaccactaccttgtatccttttccctctcgctctcatccaacacttcccacactgcccctactcggatggtatcgcgccgtcccaaccttcgctctctctcccccgctactctctcctcttccatcctatcatctcttccctctgctcataccttctccaacctttctcctgattctgcctcctcaaccctcctctcttccctttctgcatcctttgactctctatgtcccctatcctccaggccggctcggtcctcccctcccgctccgtggctcgatgactcattgcgagctcacagaacagagctccgggcagccgagcggaaatggaggaaaactcgcctccctgcggacctggcatcctttcactccctcctctctaaattttcctcctctgtctctgctgctaaagccactttctaccactctaaattccaagcatctgcctctaaccctaggaagctctttgccaccttctcctccctcctgaatcctcctccccctcccccctcctccctctctgcagatgacttcgtcaaccattttgaaaagaaggtcgacgacatccgatcctcgtttgctaagtcaaacgacaccgctggttctgctcacactgccctaccctgtgctctgacctctttctcccctctctctccagatgaaatctcgcttcttgtgacggccggccgcccaacaacctgcccgcttgaccctatcccctcctctcttctccagaccatttccggggaccttctcccttacctcacctcgctcatcaactcatccctgaccgctggctacgtcccttccgtcttcaagagagcgagagttgcaccccttctgaaaaaacctacactcgatccctccgatgtcaacaactacagaccagtatcccttctttcttttctctccaaaactcttgaacgtgccgtccttggccagctctcccgctatctctctcagaatgaccttcttgatccaaatcagtcaggtttcaagactagtcattcaactgagactgctcttctctgtatcacggaggcgctccgcactgctaaagctaactctctctcctctgctctcatccttctagacctatcggctgccttcgatactgtgaaccatcagatcctcctctccaccctctccgagttgggcatctccggcgcggcccacgcttggattgcgtcctacctgacaggtcgttcctaccaggtggcgtggcgagaatctgtctcctcgccacgcgctctcaccactggtgtcccccagggctctgttctaggccctctcctattctcgctatacaccaagtcacttggctctgtcataacctcacatggtctctcctatcattgctatgcagacgacacacaattaatcttctcctttcccccttctgatgaccaggtggcgaatcgcatctctgcatgtctggcagacatatcagtgtggatgacggatcaccacctcaagctgaacctcggcaagacggagctgctcttcctcccggggaaggactgcccgttccatgatctcgccatcacggttgacaactccattgtgtcctcctcccagagcgctaagaaccttggtgtgatcctggacaacaccctgtcgttctcaaccaacatcatggcggtggcccgttcctgtaggttcatgctctacaacatccgcagagtacgaccctgcctcacacaggaagcggcgcaggtcctaatccaggcacttgtcatctcccgtctggattactgcaactcgctgttggctgggctccctgcctgtgccattaaacccctacaactcatccagaacgccgcagcccgtctggtgttcaaccttcccaagttctctcacgtcaccccgctcctccgctctctccactggcttccagttgaagctcgcatccgctacaagaccatggtgcttgcctacggagctgtgaggggaacggcaccgcagtacctccaggctctgatcaggccctacacccaaacaagggcactgcgttcatccacctctggcctgctcgcctccctaccattgaggaagtacagttcccgctcagcccagtcaaaactgttcgctgctctggccccccaatggtggaacaaactccctcacgacgccaggacagcggagtcaatcaccaccttccggagacacctgaaaccccacctcttcaaggaatacctaggataggataagtaatccttctcaccacccccccttaatgatttagatgcactattgtaaagtggctgttccactggatgtcagaaggtgaattcaccaatttgtaagtcgctctggataagagcgtctgctaaatgacttaaatgtaaatgtaaatgtatagcaGTTTCAATAATTGAACTGATGTAATAATGAATCTAAAAATAATAGGCTATTATCATTCCAGAATCaaaagcaccagctgtcagagcagctcacagatcactgcacatagcccatctgtaaacagcccatccaactacctcatcctcatactgtatttaattatcttgctcctttgcacccagtatctctacttgcacattcatattcTCCAcattaccattccagtgtttaattgctatattgtacttACTTTGCCCACATGGgctatgtattgccttacctcccttatcttaccttatctgcactcactgtatatagaccttttttctactgtattattgacagtatgtttgtttattccatgtgtaactctggtcGCAGTTAtagatgagaacttgttctcaactagcctacctggttaaataaaggtgaaacaaaataaaaaataagtgtAATTGACCAAAACACTTGAGTCCATACTGAACCGTACAGGAGAGGCAGTAGTAGACACTCATAGGTGCTGGTAATGCAGATCATGGTTGCACCCAAAGACAGGTCTGACACAATCAAGAAGCCCCGTACTGGAGCTGACAAGCTGGAGagtgaaaaagaaagaaagagaggagataaTTGTTCAATAAACAAGTCAACAACCTTTACTGCCAAGCTGACAATCAATGACAACAGTCAGCTGGTTCTCCTGACTTGATGTCATTAATATCTGATGTCTTCATAATTGTGATACCTGCTACTTAGAGGCCTGGTACAGAGAATGTGCTCTACGATGCAGCGGTGCTCAGCAGCCAGCTCCTGGAGACTATCCTTGTCCTCATCTGTGGAGAAAGAGCATTATGGCAAAGCAGGCAAATTAATGCACTAACCACCTCTGATTTATGGTAAACAACACAATTGAATTGACACCCCCATCTGAACATGAGGGACTCACCTGACTGGAGGAACTTGTGTAGTTTGTTGAACCAAGTGAGGCCTACACTGTGCACTCCTGCCTCATGTGTGCAGTGGTATCTGTGCTGGCACAGGGGGTCTGAAATTGGGCATAAAGCAAGTTTCAATGAAACAAAAGACACCACAGAAAGAAAACCACATTGAAAGTACATTAGACAAACATAATGATGGGGTGTGGACCTTTGAGACTTGGTGGGAAGTATCAATGGATCCAATTTTAGCATTAAACTATATCAGCAAATCAGCATGACCCACTCACCTCTGTGCAGTCGGATTGGGCAAGTGAAGTCAGACTCCACAGGCTCTTCCTCCTCCCCGGCGGGCAGTTTGAGGGTGAGCTCCAgctccacacactcaaacacgtAGAGAGAGGGCACTGCCTCCGAGCCCCGCAACCACCGCTCCACTGCCTGTCAATCACACACAGAGAAGAAAAGTCCTCAGTGTACACTCCTGAAGTGTATTCAGTGAGGTGAAATTGTCAATGTTGCAGATATATATGTAAAGAATACAGCCAACAGGTTCCCTGTTCTAATGGATAGACCATCATAACTATTCTACACAGAACATTTATATCTGAATATTCTGTAATGTTGCACTCTAGTACAGTACTTactccagtctcctcctcctcctctgcttccaGCACCACGCAATGGTACAGTGTGCCTGTTTCTGTGGCGATGACCAGGATATTGGGAACGCAGGGCAGGCAGAGCACGGCACAGGCGTCATAACCATAGTTATCCTCCGCCGCGGGGTACATGGGTAAGGGCCCAATGGGCTTACTGAGGCTTCCCAAACTGAAAAACAGAAGAACACAGTCTAGGGATGAGATTCAAATAAGATTCTTACTAATGGATGATTTTTATTAAAAATGTCCTCAAACAGTAGCATAATATATTTATAAAAGGTCCACTGAATAAGCTTAACTGAAATTCAGTCAGACAAAACTAAATGTTAAGctgacctacagtaccagtccaaattttggacacatctactcattcaaggggttttctttattttgactattttctacattgtagaataatattgaagacataaaaactatgaaataacacatggaatcatgaagtaaccaaaagtgttgaacaaattaaaatatatatattatatataatataatatattatggatattcttcaaagtagctaccctttgtagatctgtgagtataacagaacttatttggcaggtgaaaccctgaggacaaaccatccggGATTTTTTTTTTGAGGAACTGCACCTAGTTGCAGTtcatatggcttccactagatgtcaacagtctttagaaattggttgatatTTTTCTTTTGAGTAATGAAGAAGTAGTCCTGTTGTTGCCATGTGTTAAGGACTCTTTTGTTTGGTGCGCGCGACCTGGAACTCGCCCCACTTTGATTTTATccgctatttgaccaaggagagtgatggcgtgctgtatcagatgacctggccgccacaatcacccaacctcaacccaattgagatggtttgggatgagttggactgctaagtgaaggaaaagcagccaacaagtgctcagcatacgtgggaactccaagactgccggaaaaacattcctcatgaagctggttgagagaatgccaagagtgtgcaaagctgtcatcaaggctaatttgaagaatctaatatttatattttatttatttgtttaacacttttttggttactacatgattccatgttttattttgtcgttttgatgtcttcactatcattctacaatgtagaaaattgtagaAGATCACACGTTCAGGTTTAGAACTCAGGAAGCATCCAGTTTTCAGGCTTCGCCTCTTTTCCCTGCTTTCCCCCTGAAAACCAGATGCTTCCAGTTTCTAACGACCACGCTGAGGGTGCTAAGCCACTTACCTGTGTGCGAGGCTGGTGTAACTCAGATAGGTCTCTCCGTTCTCGTAAAGGATGTAGAGGGGGTACACCAGCACATCCTCCTTGGACCGCTGGCCTGTGAGCTGTTGAGGGGCGCCGGCCACTGGCCCAAAGTCAAAAGCCACAGCGATCTCGCCCAAGGAGGCTGCATAGGAGCGCCTAAGGAGGGGTAAGAGACAGATCTTATTAGTAAACTACATAGCAGGGTGTAGGTCAATTCCATTTTGATTTGGTCAATATAGAGGGTGAAATAACTCACCCACGAGTGTGTACACTGCTGTCCTCCTCTGACTGGGAAACTGATAGTGCTCTAGCTGGAGTCTGAGGCTCTTTCAACCCGTAGAACCTATACACGACAATACAATGTCAATGCAGTGCAATAGTATGGTCAATAAGGTATAAAACTATCAAAAAGAAAGGACCAAGGCACTCtacatataattaattaaaattcCTTTATTTGTATGCCATGTTCAATGGAACCAACAGACACATTTCAGCTGtatggcctttgtcagggagtacAAAAATACAATGAATATTAAACTATTAATACACACATACATCACCTGCAGGACATAGGGCCCTAGATAACTAGGGGCCCTATAGCTAACAAACCCATTGATTGATGAGACATAAAAAATACATTCTAAAAGAAAACACTATCACAACAAGTCATTTCATCAATGAATTGAAATTGTGCTTTGTAAATGGTCCATGTATGTTTACCTGATGGTGTTGTCAGAGGTCAGTAGCACTAGGTGGGGCTCCTCCGTCTCACTGGGGAACCAGGCGGCCTGCCGCAGGGTCACTGAGGCCGAGCTGGTGAAGAAACGCTCAGCCACAGGAATAGTCCTGGTAGAGAGGAAACAACCAAATCTTTAGTTAATCTACTCCATGGATTAGAGTCAACACAGGATTTGGAGTGGTGTAAAGAATGTTTATTTCATATGGACTGAAATTAGTTTTTCCTATAACTCAAGACAATGAGTGTGGGATGGGGATCCTTTCTTATGGTATGCTATATGGGTGAGTTAGTTCCAGCTCACGGCACGCTTCAGTTATACAGAAAAACAAACTAACGAACCAGGTTCTTCCTAACTGTTCTAGTAGGCACCCCGCTGAGTGCTGACAGTGCTCTATATATATCCCTAAAGGGACCAGCATAACCTGAAAATGCTTTGATGGGTCAGATAGTTATGTTAGATGGGGTATTGGGCTAACATTTCATACTCACTTGCAGTTAACTTCACTCCGTCCTCCTTCAAACTCGGACCTCTTGCCCCACCGCTGTGGTAATTCTAGAACGGTGACACCCCGTTGTCCAATGAGTGC encodes the following:
- the nup88 gene encoding nucleoporin 88 — its product is MAAFAGERWRSELPSHYIFFKLREKLDLEPKANYRKTAKNLTFCLNGDIFVWNDADSVFYTTNLRQLNSEDSIESVKYQTLLCINPPRFEVCQVLLSPTQYHVALIGQRGVTVLELPQRWGKRSEFEGGRSEVNCKTIPVAERFFTSSASVTLRQAAWFPSETEEPHLVLLTSDNTIRFYGLKEPQTPARALSVSQSEEDSSVHTRGRSYAASLGEIAVAFDFGPVAGAPQQLTGQRSKEDVLVYPLYILYENGETYLSYTSLAHSLGSLSKPIGPLPMYPAAEDNYGYDACAVLCLPCVPNILVIATETGTLYHCVVLEAEEEEETGAVERWLRGSEAVPSLYVFECVELELTLKLPAGEEEEPVESDFTCPIRLHRDPLCQHRYHCTHEAGVHSVGLTWFNKLHKFLQSDEDKDSLQELAAEHRCIVEHILCTRPLSSSLSAPVRGFLIVSDLSLGATMICITSTYECLLLPLLSSIRPPSPPLLCSHPGVGSASSPLRGLHDDSFEQHIRNILARSSTNPLMLRAGDKDTSSPPPECLQLLSRATQVFREEYILKQDIAREEMQRRVKLLTGQKNKQLEDLALCREERKSLRESAELLADKYEDAKYRQEATMNRVKQVLGSLRSQLPVLSDSEKDMKKELQTINDQLRHLGNGIKQVNMKKEYQKKQMDKELSPARATVALNPHQRKCVQGVIKEQGEHIGEMMKQIKDIKNHFSV